Proteins from a genomic interval of Neoarius graeffei isolate fNeoGra1 chromosome 24, fNeoGra1.pri, whole genome shotgun sequence:
- the LOC132872381 gene encoding paraneoplastic antigen Ma1 homolog — protein sequence MWFLLNWCKGEGVDPTHALIVKDVPEEVSVGTIEDSLNTIKRLGRVKVKGRMFDPDTHGLVVLCICSEIVNINVIPPEVRPVEGGQWSLSTLNDANSGAAATPEFPSPSDPQLSALLKAVGDILEKVPRPMAPENTAFRRLHPFSGTAPIPNGAETLDTWLMQARLMVDECECSDSEKRKRIIESLKGPALEIAQAVRSSDPQATPQAYLGALEQAFGSSESGEDLYYAFRAL from the coding sequence ATGTGGTTTCTGCTCAACTGGTGCAAGGGAGAAGGGGTAGACCCAACTCATGCATTAATAGTTAAAGATGTTCCGGAAGAGGTCAGTGTTGGAACCATTGAGGACAGCCTAAACACTATAAAGCGTCTTGGTCGTGTCAAAGTGAAAGGGCGGATGTTTGATCCTGACACTCATGGCCTTGTTGTGCTGTGCATATGTAGTGAGATAGTGAACATCAATGTAATCCCCCCAGAAGTGAGGCCCGTAGAGGGAGGCCAGTGGTCTTTAAGTACACTTAATGATGCCAATAGTGGTGCAGCAGCCACACCTGAATTCCCCAGTCCCAGTGATCCACAGCTGTCCGCTCTTTTAAAAGCAGTAGGGGACATACTAGAGAAAGTCCCTAGACCAATGGCTCCAGAGAATACAGCATTTCGGCGATTGCACCCATTTTCTGGGACTGCCCCTATACCCAATGGAGCAGAAACCCTTGATACTTGGCTTATGCAAGCCCGTTTAATGGTTGATGAGTGTGAGTGCTCCGACAGTGAAAAGCGCAAACGAATTATTGAGAGCTTAAAGGGCCCAGCCCTTGAAATTGCCCAGGCTGTTAGATCCAGTGACCCCCAAGCCACTCCTCAAGCTTATCTTGGAGCCCTAGAACAAGCTTTTGGTTCTTCAGAGTCGGGGGAAGATTTATACTATGCCTTCCGAGCGCTGTGA